The proteins below are encoded in one region of Equus przewalskii isolate Varuska chromosome 1, EquPr2, whole genome shotgun sequence:
- the ZFYVE27 gene encoding protrudin isoform X4, translating to MQTSEREGCGPEVSPSVMPEAPPESPPAPTKSPAFDLFNLVLSYKRLEIYLEPLKDAGDGVRYLLRWQTPLCSLLTCLGLNILFLTLNEGAWYSAGALMISVPALLGYLQEVCRARLPESELMRRKYHSVRQEDLQRVRLSRPEAVAEVKTFLIQLEALLSRLCSACEAAYRVLHWENPAASSQFYGALLGTVCVLYLLPLCWVLALLNSTLFLGNVEFFRVVLEYRASLQRRMNPKQEECAFESPPPPDAGGKGALPDCTPAPTPTEDLTPGSVEEAEEAEPDEEFKDAIEEDDEGAPCPAEDELALQDNGFLSKNEVLRSKVSRLTERLRKRYPTNNFGNCTGCSATFSVLKKRRSCSNCGNSFCSRCCSFKVPKSSMGATAPEAQRETVFVCASCNQTLSK from the exons ATGCAGACATCAGAGCGTGAGGGGTGTGGGCCAGAGGTGAGCCCCAGCGTGATGCCCGAGGCTCCCCCGGAGTCTCCACCTGCCCCTACCAAGTCCCCGGCATTTGATCTTTTCAACTTGGTTCTGTCCTACAAGAGACTGGAGATCTACCTGGAACCCCTGAAGGATGCGGGTGACGGTGTCCGGTACTTGCTCAG GTGGCAGACGCCATTGTGTTCCTTGCTGACCTGCCTGGGCCTCAACATCTTGTTCCTCACTTTGAATGAGG GTGCATGGTACTCGGCGGGGGCCCTGATGATTTCAGTGCCCGCCCTTCTGGGCTACCTTCAGGAGGTTTGCCGGGCACGGCTGCCCGAGTCTGAGCTGATGCGGAGGAAGTATCACAGCGTGAGGCAGGAGGACCTTCAGAGAGTTCGCCTGTCTCGCCCCGAGGCCGTGGCTGAGGTGAAGACCTT CTTGATCCAGCTGGAGGCCCTGCTGAGCCGCCTGTGCAGTGCCTGCGAAGCCGCCTACCGGGTGCTGCACTGGGAGAACCCCGCCGCATCCTCGCA GTTCTACGGGGCTCTTCTGGGCACGGTTTGCGTGCTGTATCTGCTGCCACTGTGCTGGGTCCTTGCCCTTTTAAACAGCACACTCTTTCTAGGGAATGTGGAGTTCTTCCGAG TGGTGTTAGAGTACAGGGCGTCTCTGCAGCGGCGGATGAACCCCAAGCAGGAAGAGTGTGCCTTCGAGAGCCCCCCGCCGCCAGATGCAGGGGGGAAGGGTGCTCTGCCAGACTGCACGCCTGCGCCCACACCCACAGAG GACCTCACGCCGGGCAGTGTCGAGGAGGCCGAGGAGGCCGAGCCTGATGAGGAGTTTAAAGATGCGATTGAG GAGGATGACGAGGGTGCCCCGTGCCCGGCAGAGGATGAGCTGGCCCTGCAAGACAATGGGTTCCTGAGCAAGAATGAGGTGCTGCGCAGCAAGGTTTCACGGCTCACAGAGCGGCTCCGCAAGCGGTACCCTACCAACAACTTTG GGAACTGTACGGGCTGCTCTGCCACTTTCTCCGTGCTGAAGAAGAGG CGGAGCTGCAGTAACTGTGGAAACAGCTTCTGCTCTCGGTGCTGCTCTTTCAAGGTGCCCAAGTCCTCCATGGGGGCTACAG CCCCCGAAGCCCAGAGAGagactgtgtttgtgtgtgcctCGTGTAACcagaccttgagcaagtga
- the ZFYVE27 gene encoding protrudin isoform X8: MISVPALLGYLQEVCRARLPESELMRRKYHSVRQEDLQRVRLSRPEAVAEVKTFLIQLEALLSRLCSACEAAYRVLHWENPAASSQFYGALLGTVCVLYLLPLCWVLALLNSTLFLGNVEFFRVVLEYRASLQRRMNPKQEECAFESPPPPDAGGKGALPDCTPAPTPTEDLTPGSVEEAEEAEPDEEFKDAIEEDDEGAPCPAEDELALQDNGFLSKNEVLRSKVSRLTERLRKRYPTNNFGNCTGCSATFSVLKKRRSCSNCGNSFCSRCCSFKVPKSSMGATAPEAQRETVFVCASCNQTLSK; this comes from the exons ATGATTTCAGTGCCCGCCCTTCTGGGCTACCTTCAGGAGGTTTGCCGGGCACGGCTGCCCGAGTCTGAGCTGATGCGGAGGAAGTATCACAGCGTGAGGCAGGAGGACCTTCAGAGAGTTCGCCTGTCTCGCCCCGAGGCCGTGGCTGAGGTGAAGACCTT CTTGATCCAGCTGGAGGCCCTGCTGAGCCGCCTGTGCAGTGCCTGCGAAGCCGCCTACCGGGTGCTGCACTGGGAGAACCCCGCCGCATCCTCGCA GTTCTACGGGGCTCTTCTGGGCACGGTTTGCGTGCTGTATCTGCTGCCACTGTGCTGGGTCCTTGCCCTTTTAAACAGCACACTCTTTCTAGGGAATGTGGAGTTCTTCCGAG TGGTGTTAGAGTACAGGGCGTCTCTGCAGCGGCGGATGAACCCCAAGCAGGAAGAGTGTGCCTTCGAGAGCCCCCCGCCGCCAGATGCAGGGGGGAAGGGTGCTCTGCCAGACTGCACGCCTGCGCCCACACCCACAGAG GACCTCACGCCGGGCAGTGTCGAGGAGGCCGAGGAGGCCGAGCCTGATGAGGAGTTTAAAGATGCGATTGAG GAGGATGACGAGGGTGCCCCGTGCCCGGCAGAGGATGAGCTGGCCCTGCAAGACAATGGGTTCCTGAGCAAGAATGAGGTGCTGCGCAGCAAGGTTTCACGGCTCACAGAGCGGCTCCGCAAGCGGTACCCTACCAACAACTTTG GGAACTGTACGGGCTGCTCTGCCACTTTCTCCGTGCTGAAGAAGAGG CGGAGCTGCAGTAACTGTGGAAACAGCTTCTGCTCTCGGTGCTGCTCTTTCAAGGTGCCCAAGTCCTCCATGGGGGCTACAG CCCCCGAAGCCCAGAGAGagactgtgtttgtgtgtgcctCGTGTAACcagaccttgagcaagtga
- the ZFYVE27 gene encoding protrudin isoform X2, with amino-acid sequence MQTSEREGCGPEVSPSVMPEAPPESPPAPTKSPAFDLFNLVLSYKRLEIYLEPLKDAGDGVRYLLRWQTPLCSLLTCLGLNILFLTLNEGAWYSAGALMISVPALLGYLQEVCRARLPESELMRRKYHSVRQEDLQRVRLSRPEAVAEVKTFLIQLEALLSRLCSACEAAYRVLHWENPAASSQFYGALLGTVCVLYLLPLCWVLALLNSTLFLGNVEFFRVVLEYRASLQRRMNPKQEECAFESPPPPDAGGKGALPDCTPAPTPTEDLTPGSVEEAEEAEPDEEFKDAIEETHLVVLEDDEGAPCPAEDELALQDNGFLSKNEVLRSKVSRLTERLRKRYPTNNFGNCTGCSATFSVLKKRRSCSNCGNSFCSRCCSFKVPKSSMGATDLEITEEEGREKSCNLTTQR; translated from the exons ATGCAGACATCAGAGCGTGAGGGGTGTGGGCCAGAGGTGAGCCCCAGCGTGATGCCCGAGGCTCCCCCGGAGTCTCCACCTGCCCCTACCAAGTCCCCGGCATTTGATCTTTTCAACTTGGTTCTGTCCTACAAGAGACTGGAGATCTACCTGGAACCCCTGAAGGATGCGGGTGACGGTGTCCGGTACTTGCTCAG GTGGCAGACGCCATTGTGTTCCTTGCTGACCTGCCTGGGCCTCAACATCTTGTTCCTCACTTTGAATGAGG GTGCATGGTACTCGGCGGGGGCCCTGATGATTTCAGTGCCCGCCCTTCTGGGCTACCTTCAGGAGGTTTGCCGGGCACGGCTGCCCGAGTCTGAGCTGATGCGGAGGAAGTATCACAGCGTGAGGCAGGAGGACCTTCAGAGAGTTCGCCTGTCTCGCCCCGAGGCCGTGGCTGAGGTGAAGACCTT CTTGATCCAGCTGGAGGCCCTGCTGAGCCGCCTGTGCAGTGCCTGCGAAGCCGCCTACCGGGTGCTGCACTGGGAGAACCCCGCCGCATCCTCGCA GTTCTACGGGGCTCTTCTGGGCACGGTTTGCGTGCTGTATCTGCTGCCACTGTGCTGGGTCCTTGCCCTTTTAAACAGCACACTCTTTCTAGGGAATGTGGAGTTCTTCCGAG TGGTGTTAGAGTACAGGGCGTCTCTGCAGCGGCGGATGAACCCCAAGCAGGAAGAGTGTGCCTTCGAGAGCCCCCCGCCGCCAGATGCAGGGGGGAAGGGTGCTCTGCCAGACTGCACGCCTGCGCCCACACCCACAGAG GACCTCACGCCGGGCAGTGTCGAGGAGGCCGAGGAGGCCGAGCCTGATGAGGAGTTTAAAGATGCGATTGAG GAGACCCACTTGGTGGTGCTG GAGGATGACGAGGGTGCCCCGTGCCCGGCAGAGGATGAGCTGGCCCTGCAAGACAATGGGTTCCTGAGCAAGAATGAGGTGCTGCGCAGCAAGGTTTCACGGCTCACAGAGCGGCTCCGCAAGCGGTACCCTACCAACAACTTTG GGAACTGTACGGGCTGCTCTGCCACTTTCTCCGTGCTGAAGAAGAGG CGGAGCTGCAGTAACTGTGGAAACAGCTTCTGCTCTCGGTGCTGCTCTTTCAAGGTGCCCAAGTCCTCCATGGGGGCTACAG ATTTGGAAATaacagaagaagaaggaagagaaaaatcctgTAATCTtaccacccagagataa
- the ZFYVE27 gene encoding protrudin isoform X6, which produces MQTSEREGCGPEVSPSVMPEAPPESPPAPTKSPAFDLFNLVLSYKRLEIYLEPLKDAGDGVRYLLRWQTPLCSLLTCLGLNILFLTLNEGAWYSAGALMISVPALLGYLQEVCRARLPESELMRRKYHSVRQEDLQRVRLSRPEAVAEVKTFLIQLEALLSRLCSACEAAYRVLHWENPAASSQFYGALLGTVCVLYLLPLCWVLALLNSTLFLGNVEFFRVVLEYRASLQRRMNPKQEECAFESPPPPDAGGKGALPDCTPAPTPTEDLTPGSVEEAEEAEPDEEFKDAIEETHLVVLEDDEGAPCPAEDELALQDNGFLSKNEVLRSKVSRLTERLRKRYPTNNFGNCTGCSATFSVLKKRRSCSNCGNSFCSRCCSFKVPKSSMGATEDLEITEEEGREKSCNLTTQR; this is translated from the exons ATGCAGACATCAGAGCGTGAGGGGTGTGGGCCAGAGGTGAGCCCCAGCGTGATGCCCGAGGCTCCCCCGGAGTCTCCACCTGCCCCTACCAAGTCCCCGGCATTTGATCTTTTCAACTTGGTTCTGTCCTACAAGAGACTGGAGATCTACCTGGAACCCCTGAAGGATGCGGGTGACGGTGTCCGGTACTTGCTCAG GTGGCAGACGCCATTGTGTTCCTTGCTGACCTGCCTGGGCCTCAACATCTTGTTCCTCACTTTGAATGAGG GTGCATGGTACTCGGCGGGGGCCCTGATGATTTCAGTGCCCGCCCTTCTGGGCTACCTTCAGGAGGTTTGCCGGGCACGGCTGCCCGAGTCTGAGCTGATGCGGAGGAAGTATCACAGCGTGAGGCAGGAGGACCTTCAGAGAGTTCGCCTGTCTCGCCCCGAGGCCGTGGCTGAGGTGAAGACCTT CTTGATCCAGCTGGAGGCCCTGCTGAGCCGCCTGTGCAGTGCCTGCGAAGCCGCCTACCGGGTGCTGCACTGGGAGAACCCCGCCGCATCCTCGCA GTTCTACGGGGCTCTTCTGGGCACGGTTTGCGTGCTGTATCTGCTGCCACTGTGCTGGGTCCTTGCCCTTTTAAACAGCACACTCTTTCTAGGGAATGTGGAGTTCTTCCGAG TGGTGTTAGAGTACAGGGCGTCTCTGCAGCGGCGGATGAACCCCAAGCAGGAAGAGTGTGCCTTCGAGAGCCCCCCGCCGCCAGATGCAGGGGGGAAGGGTGCTCTGCCAGACTGCACGCCTGCGCCCACACCCACAGAG GACCTCACGCCGGGCAGTGTCGAGGAGGCCGAGGAGGCCGAGCCTGATGAGGAGTTTAAAGATGCGATTGAG GAGACCCACTTGGTGGTGCTG GAGGATGACGAGGGTGCCCCGTGCCCGGCAGAGGATGAGCTGGCCCTGCAAGACAATGGGTTCCTGAGCAAGAATGAGGTGCTGCGCAGCAAGGTTTCACGGCTCACAGAGCGGCTCCGCAAGCGGTACCCTACCAACAACTTTG GGAACTGTACGGGCTGCTCTGCCACTTTCTCCGTGCTGAAGAAGAGG CGGAGCTGCAGTAACTGTGGAAACAGCTTCTGCTCTCGGTGCTGCTCTTTCAAGGTGCCCAAGTCCTCCATGGGGGCTACAG AAGATTTGGAAATaacagaagaagaaggaagagaaaaatcctgTAATCTtaccacccagagataa
- the ZFYVE27 gene encoding protrudin isoform X7 — translation MISVPALLGYLQEVCRARLPESELMRRKYHSVRQEDLQRVRLSRPEAVAEVKTFLIQLEALLSRLCSACEAAYRVLHWENPAASSQFYGALLGTVCVLYLLPLCWVLALLNSTLFLGNVEFFRVVLEYRASLQRRMNPKQEECAFESPPPPDAGGKGALPDCTPAPTPTEDLTPGSVEEAEEAEPDEEFKDAIEETHLVVLEDDEGAPCPAEDELALQDNGFLSKNEVLRSKVSRLTERLRKRYPTNNFGNCTGCSATFSVLKKRRSCSNCGNSFCSRCCSFKVPKSSMGATAPEAQRETVFVCASCNQTLSK, via the exons ATGATTTCAGTGCCCGCCCTTCTGGGCTACCTTCAGGAGGTTTGCCGGGCACGGCTGCCCGAGTCTGAGCTGATGCGGAGGAAGTATCACAGCGTGAGGCAGGAGGACCTTCAGAGAGTTCGCCTGTCTCGCCCCGAGGCCGTGGCTGAGGTGAAGACCTT CTTGATCCAGCTGGAGGCCCTGCTGAGCCGCCTGTGCAGTGCCTGCGAAGCCGCCTACCGGGTGCTGCACTGGGAGAACCCCGCCGCATCCTCGCA GTTCTACGGGGCTCTTCTGGGCACGGTTTGCGTGCTGTATCTGCTGCCACTGTGCTGGGTCCTTGCCCTTTTAAACAGCACACTCTTTCTAGGGAATGTGGAGTTCTTCCGAG TGGTGTTAGAGTACAGGGCGTCTCTGCAGCGGCGGATGAACCCCAAGCAGGAAGAGTGTGCCTTCGAGAGCCCCCCGCCGCCAGATGCAGGGGGGAAGGGTGCTCTGCCAGACTGCACGCCTGCGCCCACACCCACAGAG GACCTCACGCCGGGCAGTGTCGAGGAGGCCGAGGAGGCCGAGCCTGATGAGGAGTTTAAAGATGCGATTGAG GAGACCCACTTGGTGGTGCTG GAGGATGACGAGGGTGCCCCGTGCCCGGCAGAGGATGAGCTGGCCCTGCAAGACAATGGGTTCCTGAGCAAGAATGAGGTGCTGCGCAGCAAGGTTTCACGGCTCACAGAGCGGCTCCGCAAGCGGTACCCTACCAACAACTTTG GGAACTGTACGGGCTGCTCTGCCACTTTCTCCGTGCTGAAGAAGAGG CGGAGCTGCAGTAACTGTGGAAACAGCTTCTGCTCTCGGTGCTGCTCTTTCAAGGTGCCCAAGTCCTCCATGGGGGCTACAG CCCCCGAAGCCCAGAGAGagactgtgtttgtgtgtgcctCGTGTAACcagaccttgagcaagtga
- the ZFYVE27 gene encoding protrudin isoform X5, which produces MQTSEREGCGPEVSPSVMPEAPPESPPAPTKSPAFDLFNLVLSYKRLEIYLEPLKDAGDGVRYLLRWQTPLCSLLTCLGLNILFLTLNEGAWYSAGALMISVPALLGYLQEVCRARLPESELMRRKYHSVRQEDLQRVRLSRPEAVAEVKTFLIQLEALLSRLCSACEAAYRVLHWENPAASSQFYGALLGTVCVLYLLPLCWVLALLNSTLFLGNVEFFRVVLEYRASLQRRMNPKQEECAFESPPPPDAGGKGALPDCTPAPTPTEDLTPGSVEEAEEAEPDEEFKDAIEEDDEGAPCPAEDELALQDNGFLSKNEVLRSKVSRLTERLRKRYPTNNFGNCTGCSATFSVLKKRRSCSNCGNSFCSRCCSFKVPKSSMGATDLEITEEEGREKSCNLTTQR; this is translated from the exons ATGCAGACATCAGAGCGTGAGGGGTGTGGGCCAGAGGTGAGCCCCAGCGTGATGCCCGAGGCTCCCCCGGAGTCTCCACCTGCCCCTACCAAGTCCCCGGCATTTGATCTTTTCAACTTGGTTCTGTCCTACAAGAGACTGGAGATCTACCTGGAACCCCTGAAGGATGCGGGTGACGGTGTCCGGTACTTGCTCAG GTGGCAGACGCCATTGTGTTCCTTGCTGACCTGCCTGGGCCTCAACATCTTGTTCCTCACTTTGAATGAGG GTGCATGGTACTCGGCGGGGGCCCTGATGATTTCAGTGCCCGCCCTTCTGGGCTACCTTCAGGAGGTTTGCCGGGCACGGCTGCCCGAGTCTGAGCTGATGCGGAGGAAGTATCACAGCGTGAGGCAGGAGGACCTTCAGAGAGTTCGCCTGTCTCGCCCCGAGGCCGTGGCTGAGGTGAAGACCTT CTTGATCCAGCTGGAGGCCCTGCTGAGCCGCCTGTGCAGTGCCTGCGAAGCCGCCTACCGGGTGCTGCACTGGGAGAACCCCGCCGCATCCTCGCA GTTCTACGGGGCTCTTCTGGGCACGGTTTGCGTGCTGTATCTGCTGCCACTGTGCTGGGTCCTTGCCCTTTTAAACAGCACACTCTTTCTAGGGAATGTGGAGTTCTTCCGAG TGGTGTTAGAGTACAGGGCGTCTCTGCAGCGGCGGATGAACCCCAAGCAGGAAGAGTGTGCCTTCGAGAGCCCCCCGCCGCCAGATGCAGGGGGGAAGGGTGCTCTGCCAGACTGCACGCCTGCGCCCACACCCACAGAG GACCTCACGCCGGGCAGTGTCGAGGAGGCCGAGGAGGCCGAGCCTGATGAGGAGTTTAAAGATGCGATTGAG GAGGATGACGAGGGTGCCCCGTGCCCGGCAGAGGATGAGCTGGCCCTGCAAGACAATGGGTTCCTGAGCAAGAATGAGGTGCTGCGCAGCAAGGTTTCACGGCTCACAGAGCGGCTCCGCAAGCGGTACCCTACCAACAACTTTG GGAACTGTACGGGCTGCTCTGCCACTTTCTCCGTGCTGAAGAAGAGG CGGAGCTGCAGTAACTGTGGAAACAGCTTCTGCTCTCGGTGCTGCTCTTTCAAGGTGCCCAAGTCCTCCATGGGGGCTACAG ATTTGGAAATaacagaagaagaaggaagagaaaaatcctgTAATCTtaccacccagagataa
- the ZFYVE27 gene encoding protrudin isoform X1, giving the protein MQTSEREGCGPEVSPSVMPEAPPESPPAPTKSPAFDLFNLVLSYKRLEIYLEPLKDAGDGVRYLLRWQTPLCSLLTCLGLNILFLTLNEGAWYSAGALMISVPALLGYLQEVCRARLPESELMRRKYHSVRQEDLQRVRLSRPEAVAEVKTFLIQLEALLSRLCSACEAAYRVLHWENPAASSQFYGALLGTVCVLYLLPLCWVLALLNSTLFLGNVEFFRVVLEYRASLQRRMNPKQEECAFESPPPPDAGGKGALPDCTPAPTPTEDLTPGSVEEAEEAEPDEEFKDAIEETHLVVLEDDEGAPCPAEDELALQDNGFLSKNEVLRSKVSRLTERLRKRYPTNNFGNCTGCSATFSVLKKRRSCSNCGNSFCSRCCSFKVPKSSMGATAPEAQRETVFVCASCNQTLSK; this is encoded by the exons ATGCAGACATCAGAGCGTGAGGGGTGTGGGCCAGAGGTGAGCCCCAGCGTGATGCCCGAGGCTCCCCCGGAGTCTCCACCTGCCCCTACCAAGTCCCCGGCATTTGATCTTTTCAACTTGGTTCTGTCCTACAAGAGACTGGAGATCTACCTGGAACCCCTGAAGGATGCGGGTGACGGTGTCCGGTACTTGCTCAG GTGGCAGACGCCATTGTGTTCCTTGCTGACCTGCCTGGGCCTCAACATCTTGTTCCTCACTTTGAATGAGG GTGCATGGTACTCGGCGGGGGCCCTGATGATTTCAGTGCCCGCCCTTCTGGGCTACCTTCAGGAGGTTTGCCGGGCACGGCTGCCCGAGTCTGAGCTGATGCGGAGGAAGTATCACAGCGTGAGGCAGGAGGACCTTCAGAGAGTTCGCCTGTCTCGCCCCGAGGCCGTGGCTGAGGTGAAGACCTT CTTGATCCAGCTGGAGGCCCTGCTGAGCCGCCTGTGCAGTGCCTGCGAAGCCGCCTACCGGGTGCTGCACTGGGAGAACCCCGCCGCATCCTCGCA GTTCTACGGGGCTCTTCTGGGCACGGTTTGCGTGCTGTATCTGCTGCCACTGTGCTGGGTCCTTGCCCTTTTAAACAGCACACTCTTTCTAGGGAATGTGGAGTTCTTCCGAG TGGTGTTAGAGTACAGGGCGTCTCTGCAGCGGCGGATGAACCCCAAGCAGGAAGAGTGTGCCTTCGAGAGCCCCCCGCCGCCAGATGCAGGGGGGAAGGGTGCTCTGCCAGACTGCACGCCTGCGCCCACACCCACAGAG GACCTCACGCCGGGCAGTGTCGAGGAGGCCGAGGAGGCCGAGCCTGATGAGGAGTTTAAAGATGCGATTGAG GAGACCCACTTGGTGGTGCTG GAGGATGACGAGGGTGCCCCGTGCCCGGCAGAGGATGAGCTGGCCCTGCAAGACAATGGGTTCCTGAGCAAGAATGAGGTGCTGCGCAGCAAGGTTTCACGGCTCACAGAGCGGCTCCGCAAGCGGTACCCTACCAACAACTTTG GGAACTGTACGGGCTGCTCTGCCACTTTCTCCGTGCTGAAGAAGAGG CGGAGCTGCAGTAACTGTGGAAACAGCTTCTGCTCTCGGTGCTGCTCTTTCAAGGTGCCCAAGTCCTCCATGGGGGCTACAG CCCCCGAAGCCCAGAGAGagactgtgtttgtgtgtgcctCGTGTAACcagaccttgagcaagtga
- the ZFYVE27 gene encoding protrudin isoform X3 produces the protein MQTSEREGCGPEVSPSVMPEAPPESPPAPTKSPAFDLFNLVLSYKRLEIYLEPLKDAGDGVRYLLRWQTPLCSLLTCLGLNILFLTLNEGAWYSAGALMISVPALLGYLQEVCRARLPESELMRRKYHSVRQEDLQRVRLSRPEAVAEVKTFLIQLEALLSRLCSACEAAYRVLHWENPAASSQFYGALLGTVCVLYLLPLCWVLALLNSTLFLGNVEFFRVVLEYRASLQRRMNPKQEECAFESPPPPDAGGKGALPDCTPAPTPTEDLTPGSVEEAEEAEPDEEFKDAIEEDDEGAPCPAEDELALQDNGFLSKNEVLRSKVSRLTERLRKRYPTNNFGNCTGCSATFSVLKKRRSCSNCGNSFCSRCCSFKVPKSSMGATEDLEITEEEGREKSCNLTTQR, from the exons ATGCAGACATCAGAGCGTGAGGGGTGTGGGCCAGAGGTGAGCCCCAGCGTGATGCCCGAGGCTCCCCCGGAGTCTCCACCTGCCCCTACCAAGTCCCCGGCATTTGATCTTTTCAACTTGGTTCTGTCCTACAAGAGACTGGAGATCTACCTGGAACCCCTGAAGGATGCGGGTGACGGTGTCCGGTACTTGCTCAG GTGGCAGACGCCATTGTGTTCCTTGCTGACCTGCCTGGGCCTCAACATCTTGTTCCTCACTTTGAATGAGG GTGCATGGTACTCGGCGGGGGCCCTGATGATTTCAGTGCCCGCCCTTCTGGGCTACCTTCAGGAGGTTTGCCGGGCACGGCTGCCCGAGTCTGAGCTGATGCGGAGGAAGTATCACAGCGTGAGGCAGGAGGACCTTCAGAGAGTTCGCCTGTCTCGCCCCGAGGCCGTGGCTGAGGTGAAGACCTT CTTGATCCAGCTGGAGGCCCTGCTGAGCCGCCTGTGCAGTGCCTGCGAAGCCGCCTACCGGGTGCTGCACTGGGAGAACCCCGCCGCATCCTCGCA GTTCTACGGGGCTCTTCTGGGCACGGTTTGCGTGCTGTATCTGCTGCCACTGTGCTGGGTCCTTGCCCTTTTAAACAGCACACTCTTTCTAGGGAATGTGGAGTTCTTCCGAG TGGTGTTAGAGTACAGGGCGTCTCTGCAGCGGCGGATGAACCCCAAGCAGGAAGAGTGTGCCTTCGAGAGCCCCCCGCCGCCAGATGCAGGGGGGAAGGGTGCTCTGCCAGACTGCACGCCTGCGCCCACACCCACAGAG GACCTCACGCCGGGCAGTGTCGAGGAGGCCGAGGAGGCCGAGCCTGATGAGGAGTTTAAAGATGCGATTGAG GAGGATGACGAGGGTGCCCCGTGCCCGGCAGAGGATGAGCTGGCCCTGCAAGACAATGGGTTCCTGAGCAAGAATGAGGTGCTGCGCAGCAAGGTTTCACGGCTCACAGAGCGGCTCCGCAAGCGGTACCCTACCAACAACTTTG GGAACTGTACGGGCTGCTCTGCCACTTTCTCCGTGCTGAAGAAGAGG CGGAGCTGCAGTAACTGTGGAAACAGCTTCTGCTCTCGGTGCTGCTCTTTCAAGGTGCCCAAGTCCTCCATGGGGGCTACAG AAGATTTGGAAATaacagaagaagaaggaagagaaaaatcctgTAATCTtaccacccagagataa